A genomic stretch from Vanrija pseudolonga chromosome 6, complete sequence includes:
- the FCR1 gene encoding Fluconazole resistance protein 1 — translation MASQPYHSPYPAGAAPSGVYRVGASPQQQAALAPPPPGTAAPSAYPYPAHTHQVYHHGHPDMSAFGLVTPPTQTPPAFGSPLIASGAYPPLGGASQSPWSLNAIALQDQHYYPAHYDPSCAAPGELFAVPAGAQVMHDGTLAYPGVHPVYHRDHHLGVMEPAHIKGQAILRADGQPAEVKKRSRTAQACERCRIRKARCFGGNPCNRCTKRRFVCEFSTAVRQRGPNKPAAAGSATPTSSAGPEAADAAGSPPELSAGAVAAGSAGAAAAKPAPRRHSLPDGQPQAHYNANVPPTKSLSTDVTPYNATVTEEATGHPVAFSLPSTAVIPQHAHMQQQPTEYLAVPSSAGGAFPRPHSDSSALYHPGLNGTRSPVFAFTPESADSSSAPSSSVDYPYTPISPVTTFSPTLTMTPTVNMSAYAAQAVPVPSPDAAAVHPHHHQQWYQTTA, via the exons ATGGCTTCCCAACCCTACCACTCGCCCtaccccgccggcgccgccccaaGCGGCGTGTACCGCGTCGGCGCTAgcccccagcagcaggccgcgctcgccccaccacccccgggcacggcggcgccatcgGCGTACCCGTACCCGGCGCACACGCACCAGGTCtaccaccacggccacccaGACATGAGCGCGTTCGGCCtcgtcacgccgccgacccagaCCCCGCCCGCGTTCGGCTCGCCCCTCATCGCCTCGGGCGCGTACCcgcccctcggcggcgcgtcccAGTCGCCATGGTCGCTCAACGCCATCGCCCTCCAGGACCAGCACTACTACCCGGCCCACTACGACCCCTCGTGCGCCGCCCCCGGCGAGCTGTTTGCCgtccccgccggcgcgcaggtcATGCACGACGGCACCCTCGCCTACCCCGGCGTCCACCCCGTCTACCAccgcgaccaccacctcggcgtcatggaGCCGGCCCACATCAAGGGCCAGGCCAtcctgcgcgccgacggccagcccgccgaggtcaagaagcgctcgcgcaccgcgcaGGCCTGTGAGCGGTGCCGAATCCGCAAGGCAAGg TGCTTTGGCGGCAACCCCTGCAACAGGTGCACCAAACGCCGCTTCGTATGCGAGTTTTCGACGGCCGTCCGCCAGCGCGGTCCGAACAAGCCGGCCgcagcgggctcggcgacgcccacgtcgagcgcgggcccggaggcggccgacgccgccggtTCCCCCCCGGAGCTGTCCGCcggtgctgttgctgctggctcggccggcgcagcagctgccaagcctgccccccgccgccacagccTGCCAGACGGCCAGCCGCAGGCGCACTACAATGCCAACGTGCCGCCTACCAAGTCGCTCAGCACCGACGTGACGCCGTACAATGCGACCGTGACCGAGGAGGCGACGGGCCACCCCGTCGCCTtctcgctgccctcgaccGCCGTCATCCCGCAGCACGCGcacatgcagcagcagccgacaGAGTACCTCGCTGTCCCTagctcggcgggcggcgcgttcCCCCGCCCACACTCGGACTCGAGCGCCCTCTACCACCCCGGCTTGAacggcacgcgctcgcccgtgTTCGCCTTCACccccgagtcggccgactcgagcagcgcgccgtcctcgtcggtaGACTACCCCTACACGCCCATTTCGCCCGTCACGACCTTCTCGCCGACACTCACCATGACCCCCACGGTCAACATGTCGGCGTACGCGGCCCAGGCCGTCCCCGTGCcctcgcccgacgcggccgccgtccacccccaccaccaccagcagtGGTACCAGACCACTGCCTAG
- the Sun3 gene encoding SUN domain-containing protein 3, translated as MASSLHAPLPHGSTSVAETNAMNSILGRRASHNTPSSSMLAPPVPARAPRRVIPSTASLAAQSLAHNAQATTPSRTLYRYTLMEPDPNRTANGRSPVSDEHSGDDSYSGESTGNISHNTYESLEREVAPQVAAAASSSSYRAPSVVGSVGPRRSLNSQSRNRQSRASAFDDAAYRPASDSGSSDEGRAASVSSRRGLRASVAPQASVPPPAIGDDRNAARSSARPQGASEPRNRRTTAPKTPKAEPAQAETDIGEDIDVLDELPETATVRITAHGAHGSGTARLVHTSPAPSRLGRASMPRDPRSPAEATPPRTSRKTKATPTPSVLNTTFEAVRRRRDIQFAFVAIIVGMLFAMFFKMSTKSPSIPGYPQAQPSAGPTPASGDVSRLYSKLASLEQAVSKLESKPAATPNIESAIERSSSVQALRRELDLLRSEMASVKGVVRDHDAKFKNYAAVEREVVALKTRVTAVEQDVKAALDDGRLRSALDNLLPSRMPVRVNHKGVYSIDPSFWALLKTVFVNHDDVETRFKAVDERLNRKDKADDKNAPAPAPQEPWRLADHAAELQSWAASVFQRQAASEQLITKPEFISLVEDHLSSLREELNAVRNHVPKPGSTTIVTAKGEDLTPALQGLVDASLLKYSKDTIAQADYALYSGGARVIDEYTTQLLLVEEAGLWSRRIKGTQSIYGLPPETALTDAVQTGSCWPFKGGEGQLGVGLPRDVIVSSVTVQHLPQDLSYGDIASAPRRVEVYAKVSGEQNQRKAAYLAEKWDGQ; from the exons ATGGCATCTTCACTCCATGCCCCACTCCCTCATGGAAGCACATCGGTCGC AGAAACGAACGCCATGAACAGCATTCTGGGTCGCAGAGCATCCCACAACACACCTTCATCGTCAATGCTCGCCCCTCCAGTGCCTGCTCGGGCACCCAGGCGGGTGATCCCATCCACCGCCAGCCTGGCTGCTCAGTCATTAGCCCACAATGCTCAGGCGACAACCCCCTCGAGGACACTCTACAGGTACACCCTCATGGAGCCAGATCCGAATAGGACGGCGAATGGCCGCAGCCCGGTCAGCGACGAGCATTCCGGCGACGACAGCTACAGCGGCGAGAGCACCGGAAATATCAGCCACAACACGTACGAGagtctcgagcgcgaggtcgctcCCCAAGtggctgccgctgcctcctcgtcgtcgtatcGTGCCCCATCGGTGGTCGGCTCTGTTGGCCCACGAAGGTCGCTCAACAGCCAGAGCCGAAACCGCCAATCACGAGCCTCGGCGTTTGACGACGCCGCGTACCGCCCTGCGTCTGATTCTGGCTCCTCCGATGAAGGCCGCGCCGCATCAGTGAGCAGCAGGCGAGGGCTACGGGCGTCAGTAGCTCCTCAAGCTTCCGTTCCTCCGCCGGCCATTGGAGACGACCGGAATGCCGCAAGATCGTCGGCTAGGCCCCAGGGCGCTTCTGAACCCCGGAATCGCAGGACGACTGCCCCGAAGACCCCCAAGGCTGAGCCTGCTCAGGCAGAGACCGACATTGGCGAGGACATTGACGTGCTTGACGAGCTGCCAGAGACCGCCACTGTCCGGATCACAGCCCACGGCGCCCACGGCTCTGGAACCGCTCGTCTTGTTCACACTTCCCCGGCACCGTCTCGACTGGGGCGTGCGTCAATGCCTCGGGACCCGCGCAGCCCGGCAGAAGCCACCCCACCCCGTACGTCCCGCAAGACCAAGGCCACGCCTACGCCGTCTGTCCTCAACACCACGTTTGAGGCTGTACGCAGACGGAGAGATATCCAGTTCGCGTTTGTCGCAATAATTGTCGGGATGTTGTTCGCCATGTTCTTCAAGATGAGCACCAAGTCACCCAGCATCCCCGGATACCCGCAAGCTCAACCAAGTGCTGGGCCTACTCCTGCGTCTGGGGACGTCAGCAGGCTCTACTCAAAGCTTGCTAGTCTCGAGCAAGCCGTCTCGAAGCTCGAGTCCAAGCCTGCCGCCACTCCCAACATCGAGTCGGCGATTGAGAGGAGCTCGAGTGTGCAGGCTCTCCGCCGAGAGTTGGACCTCCTGCGATCCGAAATGGCGAGTGTCAAGGGTGTCGTTCGTGACCACGACGCCAAGTTCAAGAACTACGCCgctgtcgagcgcgaggtcgtcgcccttAAGACCCGCGTCACGGCTGTGGAGCAGGACGTCAAAGCCGCGCTGGACGATGGCCGTCTCCGCTccgccctcgacaacctcctGCCCAGCAGGATGCCTGTGAGAGTCAACCACAAGGGTGTCTACTCGATCGACCCCAGCTTCTGGGCTCTCCTCAAGACGGTCTTTGTGaaccacgacgacgtggaGACGCGCTTCAAGGCGGTCGATGAGCGGCTCAACCGCAAGGACAAGGCTGATGACAAGAACGccccggcaccggcgccccAGGAACCCTGGAGGCTTGCCGACCACGCGGCCGAATTGCAGAGCTGGGCTGCGAGCGTGTTCCAACGCCAAGCGGCCTCTGAGCAGCTCATCACCAAGCCCGAGTTCATCTCCCTCGTGGAGGATCATCTCAGTTCCTTGCGGGAGGAGCTCAACGCAGTGCGCAACCACGTGCCCAAGCCGGGGTCGACTACCATCGTCACAGCCAAGGGCGAAGACCTCACGCCGGCGTTGCAaggcctcgtcgacgcgtcgctcTTAAAGTACAGCAAGGACACCATTGCCCAGGCCGACTACGCGCTGTACTCTGGGGGTGCACGTGTGATCGACGAGTACACGACTCAGCTCCTTTTGGTTGAAGAGGCCGGGCTGTGGAGTCGACGCATTAAAGGCACGCAGTCTATTTACGGGCTCCCGCCGGAGACGGCGCTCACCGACGCGGTGCAGACCGGATCGTGCTGGCCTTTCAAGGGCGGCGAAGGAcaactcggcgtcggactGCCGCGCGACGTTATTGTCTCGTCTGTAACTGTTCAGCACCTGCCGCAAGACCTGTCGTATGGCGACATTGCgtctgctcctcggcgagtgGAAGTT taCGCCAAAGTGTCGGGAGAACAGAACCAACGCAAGGCCGCGTACCTTGCCGAGAAGTGGGACGGCCAGTAA
- the rps1602_1 gene encoding 40S ribosomal protein S16-B yields MSAVQTFGKKKTATAVAHVTPGRGLIRLNGAPISLVEPALLRYKVYEPVLVVGSEKLANLDIRLRVKGGGHVSQLYALRQAIAKGVVAFYAKNEDAASALELKKTLIAYDRTLLVADPRRAEPKKFGGRGARARRQKSYR; encoded by the exons ATGTCGGCCGTCCAGACCTtcggcaagaagaagacTGCCACCGCCGTGGCTCACGTCACCCCCGGCCGCGGCCTCATCCGCCTCAACGGCGCCcccatctcgctcgtcgagcc CGCTCTCCTTCGCTACAAGGTCTACGAGCCCGTCCTCGTTGTCGGCTCGGAGAAGCTTGCCAACCTCGACATCCGTCTCCGCGTCAAGGGCGGTGGACACGTCTCGCAGCTCTACGCCCTCCGCCAGGCTATCGCCAAGGGTGTTGTCGCCTTCTACGCCAAGAACGAggacgccgcctcggccctTGAGCTCAAGAAGACTCTGATTGCCTACGACCGTactctcctcgtcgccgacccccgtcgcgccgagcccaagaAGTTCGGTGGTCGCGGtgcccgtgctcgccgccagaAGTCGTACCGTTAA
- the rplD gene encoding 50S ribosomal protein L4 — translation MKAAARLAPRLSSALRPVARAPVAGPSSLRLSSTSASAPSPAPIAADSAHTHATPAPAADASLPQNLAFEDLTSARAQVRLSLLSRGEVLHALPSDPYEPIAHPLSSLASATPTSGTARGVSLPAEVFGQPLRKDILHRNVVWYLSTLRQGTQHTRTRATVAYSGKKISPQKGTGRARVGDRSSGTRRGGAPIFPLHNRDHAQDLPRKVRELGLRTALSSKLAGGLLRVVENLNEGQWPGTNVARRALSDDKETLRFGPPKDISVLFVHSPFKPTDEVNEFWRVVRNIPGIELLPTDEVVAYDILKYRWVVLEAGAVDALSGDSLEFEFEAPEVEELEFADVAQPAAAEAAKA, via the exons ATGAaggccgccgctcgcctcgcacCAAGACTGAGCAGT GCTCTCCGCCCCGTTGCCCGCGCTCCCGTCGCCGGGCCGAGCAGCCTGCGCCtttcgtcgacctcggcgtccgcccCCTCCCCGGCGCCCATCGCCGCGGACAGCGCGCACACGCACGCTACCCCCGCCCCTGCGGCCGACGCGAGTCTGCCGCAGAACCTCGCGTTCGAGGACCTGACGTCTGCGCGGGCACAGGTGCGCCTGTCGCTCCTCTCtcgcggcgaggtgctgcaCGCGCTCCCGTCAGATCCGTACGAGCCCATCGCGCACCCGctgtcctcgctcgccagcgcgacgcctACCTCGGGCAcagcgcgcggcgtctcTCTCCCGGCCGAGGTGTTCGGCCAGCCGCTGCGCAAGGACATCCTGCACCGCAACGTCGTGTGGTACCTCTCCACTTTGCGCCAGGGCACACAGCACACGCGTACCCGCGCGACCGTCGCCTACAGCGGCAAGAAGATCTCGCCGCAGAAGGGCACgggccgcgcgcgtgtcggcgaccGCTCGAGCGGtacccgccgcggcggtgcccCCATCTTCCCGCTCCACAACCGCGACCACGCGCAGGACCTGCCCCGCAAGGTCCGCGAGCTGGGTCTTAGGACGGCGCTGAGCTCCAAGCTCGCTGGTGGTCTGCTGCGTGTGGTTGAGAACTTGAACGAGGGCCAGTGGCCGGGCACCAatgtcgcccgccgcgccctgTCGGACGACAAGGAGACGCTCCGCTTCGGCCCGCCCAAGGACATCTCGGTGCTGTTCGTCCACTCGCCCTTCAAGCCCACCGACGAGGTCAACGAGTTCTGGCGCGTCGTGCGTAACATCCCCGGCATCGAGCTGCTCCccaccgacgaggtcgtcgcgtaCGACATCCTCAAGTACCGCTgggtcgtgctcgaggccggcgccgtcgatgCGCTCTCcggcgacagcctcgagTTTGAGTTTGAggcgcccgaggtcgaggagctcgagtttgccgacgtcgctcagcccgccgccgccgaggctgccaagGCGTAA
- the rps1602_1 gene encoding 40S ribosomal protein S16: MAHEPGCWQQPGKIKMSAVQTFGKKKTATAVAHVTPGRGLIRLNGAPISLVEPALLRYKVYEPVLVVGSEKLANLDIRLRVKGGGHVSQLYALRQAIAKGVVAFYAKNEDAASALELKKTLIAYDRTLLVADPRRAEPKKFGGRGARARRQKSYR, from the exons ATGGCTCACGAGCCAGGCTGCTGGCAGCAGCCAGG CAAGATC AAAATGTCGGCCGTCCAGACCTtcggcaagaagaagacTGCCACCGCCGTGGCTCACGTCACCCCCGGCCGCGGCCTCATCCGCCTCAACGGCGCCcccatctcgctcgtcgagcc CGCTCTCCTTCGCTACAAGGTCTACGAGCCCGTCCTCGTTGTCGGCTCGGAGAAGCTTGCCAACCTCGACATCCGTCTCCGCGTCAAGGGCGGTGGACACGTCTCGCAGCTCTACGCCCTCCGCCAGGCTATCGCCAAGGGTGTTGTCGCCTTCTACGCCAAGAACGAggacgccgcctcggccctTGAGCTCAAGAAGACTCTGATTGCCTACGACCGTactctcctcgtcgccgacccccgtcgcgccgagcccaagaAGTTCGGTGGTCGCGGtgcccgtgctcgccgccagaAGTCGTACCGTTAA